The following are encoded together in the Pleurocapsa sp. FMAR1 genome:
- the glcD gene encoding glycolate oxidase subunit GlcD: MVFSKFFPGIKDKWQPIIKQLETVVGKDGVVRRKEELLTYECDGLASYRQRPALVVLPRTTEEVAAAVKVCHDNNLPWVARGAGTGLSGGALPAPDCVLIVTARMNRILHQDLDNHYITVQPGVINNWVTQAVSGAGFYYAPDPSSQIICSIGGNVAENSGGVHCLKYGVTTNHVLGLKIVTTDGSIIDVGGIVPEMPGYDLTGLFVGSEGTLGIATEVTLRILKRPESVCVVLANFPTVEDSGAAVADIISSGIIPAGMEIMDNLSINAVEDIVATGCYERNAQAVLLIELDGLKVEVKTYKQKVEAICRQNNATGITTANDIDTRAKLWKGRKAAFAAAGHISPDYFVQDGVIPRTKLAEVLAEIEALGDRYGYKIANVFHAGDGNLHPLILYDNSVPGAFETVEEIGGEILKLCVDAGGSLSGEHGIGADKNCYMPYMFNATDLETMQYIRSALNEKGLANPGKIFPTPRSCGEAANAKKAQQFTNAELY, encoded by the coding sequence ATGGTATTTAGTAAGTTTTTTCCAGGCATTAAAGACAAATGGCAGCCAATTATCAAACAGTTAGAAACTGTAGTCGGTAAAGACGGGGTAGTACGTCGCAAAGAAGAGTTATTGACCTATGAATGCGATGGTCTAGCCAGCTATCGTCAACGTCCTGCCTTGGTAGTTTTGCCTCGCACCACAGAAGAAGTGGCAGCAGCAGTTAAGGTTTGTCATGACAATAATTTACCCTGGGTTGCCAGAGGTGCAGGGACAGGTTTGTCTGGAGGAGCATTACCCGCCCCAGACTGTGTATTAATCGTCACCGCCAGAATGAATCGTATTCTCCATCAAGATTTAGACAATCACTATATTACCGTTCAGCCAGGAGTGATTAACAACTGGGTAACTCAGGCAGTTAGTGGTGCGGGTTTTTATTATGCTCCCGATCCTTCTAGCCAAATTATTTGTTCTATTGGCGGTAATGTGGCAGAAAATTCTGGTGGTGTTCACTGTCTTAAATATGGTGTAACAACTAATCACGTATTAGGTTTGAAAATCGTTACTACCGATGGTTCAATTATTGACGTTGGCGGTATTGTCCCTGAAATGCCTGGATACGATTTAACTGGCTTGTTTGTTGGCTCAGAAGGCACATTAGGCATTGCTACAGAAGTAACTCTGCGCATCCTTAAACGTCCTGAATCTGTATGTGTAGTGCTGGCAAACTTTCCCACTGTGGAAGATTCAGGTGCAGCCGTAGCGGATATTATTAGTTCGGGTATTATTCCTGCGGGCATGGAAATTATGGACAATTTGAGTATCAATGCCGTAGAAGATATTGTGGCTACTGGTTGTTATGAGCGAAATGCTCAAGCAGTTTTACTGATCGAGTTAGATGGTTTAAAAGTGGAGGTAAAAACCTACAAACAAAAAGTCGAAGCAATTTGTCGGCAGAATAATGCTACTGGAATCACTACTGCGAATGATATTGATACGAGGGCAAAACTCTGGAAAGGAAGAAAGGCTGCTTTTGCTGCTGCTGGACACATAAGTCCTGACTATTTTGTCCAGGATGGGGTAATTCCTCGGACTAAGCTTGCCGAAGTCTTAGCAGAAATAGAGGCTTTAGGCGATCGCTATGGCTATAAAATTGCTAATGTCTTTCATGCTGGAGATGGCAACCTTCACCCTCTAATTCTCTATGACAATTCTGTGCCAGGGGCATTTGAAACAGTAGAAGAAATTGGCGGGGAAATATTAAAGCTATGTGTTGATGCGGGAGGCAGTTTATCGGGAGAGCATGGTATTGGTGCAGATAAGAATTGCTATATGCCCTATATGTTTAATGCTACTGACTTAGAAACAATGCAGTATATTCGCTCTGCTTTAAATGAAAAGGGATTGGCAAATCCAGGCAAGATTTTTCCGACTCCTCGCAGTTGTGGCGAAGCAGCCAATGCTAAAAAAGCACAACAGTTTACCAATGCTGAACTTTATTAA
- a CDS encoding nuclear transport factor 2 family protein, with amino-acid sequence MSSNQQFLQILYEAFNKRKIETIISFMRPDVKWANGVEGGFVYGRDAVRDYWTNQFKSIQPQLETLKFETDENNRNVVTVHQIIRDLQGNLLADTTVQQIFTIEDELISLYEIDETETIQEMIQKTKTANEQ; translated from the coding sequence ATGAGTTCAAATCAACAGTTTCTGCAAATTTTATATGAAGCCTTCAACAAACGCAAGATCGAAACAATCATCTCGTTTATGCGCCCAGATGTGAAATGGGCGAACGGAGTGGAAGGCGGTTTCGTTTATGGACGCGATGCGGTGCGCGACTATTGGACTAATCAATTTAAGAGTATTCAACCGCAGCTTGAGACATTAAAATTCGAGACGGACGAAAATAATCGCAACGTCGTCACCGTCCATCAAATCATCAGAGATTTGCAAGGCAATTTACTCGCTGATACAACAGTTCAGCAAATCTTTACCATTGAGGATGAGTTGATAAGTCTTTATGAAATTGACGAGACCGAAACAATACAAGAGATGATTCAAAAGACAAAAACTGCCAATGAGCAATGA
- a CDS encoding PhzF family phenazine biosynthesis protein: MKQTIIQVDAFTDQIFQGNPAAVCVLESERDEQWMQSVAQEMNLSETAFLLRQDRHYILRWFTPTTEVPLCGHATLASAHVLWTEGYASTGQAIGFQTKSGLLTAKCQDNWIELNFPVNRSQDIPPIIKLQDALGVAIKTFAYNSLGYLVEIRSSKQLEQLEPNFALLKQLPISNVIVTSLAAENSEYDFVSRFFAPGLGIDEDPVTGAAHCCLAPYWRDRLHQDQFLAYQASNRGGVVKVHYDGGDRVFLQGQAVTVMRGEFQ; this comes from the coding sequence ATGAAACAGACGATAATTCAGGTAGATGCTTTTACTGACCAGATTTTTCAAGGAAATCCTGCTGCTGTGTGCGTGCTTGAGTCAGAGCGAGATGAGCAGTGGATGCAGTCAGTAGCTCAAGAAATGAATCTATCAGAAACAGCATTTTTGCTTAGACAAGATCGGCACTACATATTGCGCTGGTTTACTCCCACTACAGAAGTTCCTTTATGTGGTCACGCTACTCTTGCTAGCGCCCACGTACTTTGGACAGAAGGTTATGCTTCTACAGGACAAGCGATCGGCTTTCAGACCAAAAGTGGCTTGTTGACGGCAAAATGTCAGGACAATTGGATTGAGTTGAATTTTCCTGTCAATCGATCGCAAGATATTCCCCCTATTATTAAGCTACAAGATGCCTTGGGAGTAGCGATTAAAACCTTTGCTTATAATTCTTTAGGATATTTGGTAGAAATTCGGTCTTCTAAGCAGTTAGAACAGCTAGAACCTAATTTTGCCCTATTGAAGCAATTGCCGATATCTAACGTCATAGTGACCAGTTTGGCAGCCGAAAACTCCGAATACGACTTTGTTTCCCGATTTTTTGCCCCTGGACTAGGCATAGATGAAGATCCTGTCACTGGTGCTGCTCATTGTTGCCTTGCTCCTTATTGGCGCGATCGCCTGCATCAAGACCAGTTTTTAGCTTATCAGGCTTCTAATCGTGGCGGAGTGGTCAAAGTTCACTACGATGGTGGCGATCGCGTTTTTCTTCAGGGACAAGCGGTAACCGTAATGCGGGGAGAGTTTCAGTAA
- the ppc gene encoding phosphoenolpyruvate carboxylase, giving the protein MSSVVQSSIANQEEERVLAASYLLLQHRQKLIEDLWKSVLRSECGQEMLDLLQKMRSLSSAEGQVTDTFPQSTVPQLIEKLSLNDAIGAARAFALYFQLTNIVEQHYESKEQKQARRVTHKLSSSNHNGNGSKAHKTATAITQPQIEQLEGNWVEPTISSSNQAGLFHWLFPYLKKINMPPQILQRLLDQLDIRLVFTAHPTEIVRHTIRKKQRRISHLLEQLDAAEEVMREIGLADSWESNEATSQLTEEIRLWWRTDELHQFKPKVLDEVDYSLHYFQEVLFDVIPQLATRLKQSLGESFPGLVAPTHNFCYFGSWVGSDRDGNPFVTPQVTWETACYQRSIVIEKYLKSIEQLRELLSLSLHWSDVRQELLDSLEQDHQQMSGIYEELAIRYRQEPYRLKLAYIAQRLKNTWERNQALSSVAGRQAISEIHTENMYASGAEFVAELKLMQSSLSATSLQCRELDNLICQAEVYGFTLVELDFRQDSSRHSEAIAEITAYLQVLPRPYEDLSEAEKTAWLIQELKTRRPLIPSEMPFSETACETIETFKMLRLLQQEFGQGICQTYIISMTNFVSDVLEVLLLSQEAGLYDPVTCQTSIRIVPLFETVEDLKRAPEVMKELFELPFYRAALSGGYKHVSAVQDKISTQQAPLKPNDLQEVMLGYSDSNKDSGFLSSNWEIHKAQRALQKVASEFGISLRIFHGRGGSVGRGGGPAYSAILAQPTDTIKGRIKITEQGEVLASKYSLPELALYHLETMTTAVIQSSLLGSGFDRVEPWNQIMEELSARSRTVYKALIYEEPDFVDFFHSVTPVDVISQLQIGSRPSKRPGKGNANKKKDMSSLRAIPWVFSWTQSRFLLPAWYGVGSALQGFLDQEPEKNLDLLKYFYVKWPFFRVLISKVEMTLAKVDLQIAEHYVNELSQPEDLERFHKLFTQIAQEYYLTRDLILKINGQMKLLDGDPELQRSVQLRNGTIIPLGFLQVALIKRLRQHDKSQALHFRFSKEELLRGAMLTINGIAAGMRNTG; this is encoded by the coding sequence ATGAGTTCGGTTGTTCAATCTTCCATAGCCAACCAAGAAGAAGAAAGGGTACTTGCTGCTTCTTATTTGCTGTTGCAACATCGACAAAAGTTAATTGAGGATCTTTGGAAGTCTGTACTGCGTTCTGAATGTGGTCAGGAAATGCTCGATCTGCTGCAAAAAATGCGATCGCTTTCTTCGGCTGAAGGGCAAGTAACAGATACATTTCCCCAATCGACAGTGCCACAGTTAATCGAGAAGCTAAGTTTAAATGACGCTATTGGCGCAGCTAGAGCATTTGCCCTTTATTTTCAGTTGACTAATATAGTTGAACAACACTACGAATCTAAAGAACAAAAACAGGCTCGTCGTGTTACCCATAAACTATCCTCATCTAACCACAACGGTAACGGTTCTAAAGCTCACAAAACTGCTACAGCTATAACTCAACCTCAAATAGAGCAGCTAGAAGGCAACTGGGTTGAACCAACTATATCTAGCAGTAATCAGGCAGGTTTATTTCACTGGCTTTTCCCGTATCTAAAAAAGATTAATATGCCACCTCAAATACTACAGAGGTTATTAGATCAGCTGGATATTCGCCTAGTGTTTACGGCTCACCCTACAGAAATTGTGCGCCATACCATTCGCAAAAAGCAACGGCGCATATCTCATCTGTTAGAGCAGTTAGATGCTGCCGAAGAAGTGATGCGGGAAATTGGACTAGCTGATTCTTGGGAGTCTAACGAAGCCACAAGTCAGTTAACAGAAGAAATTCGCCTTTGGTGGCGCACAGACGAACTACATCAGTTTAAGCCTAAAGTGTTAGACGAAGTAGATTACTCGCTGCACTATTTTCAAGAAGTCTTATTTGACGTAATACCTCAATTGGCAACTCGCCTAAAACAGTCTTTAGGAGAGTCTTTTCCTGGTCTAGTTGCTCCCACCCATAATTTTTGCTACTTTGGCTCTTGGGTCGGTTCAGACCGCGATGGCAACCCTTTTGTTACCCCGCAAGTGACCTGGGAAACTGCCTGTTATCAAAGAAGTATCGTAATTGAGAAATATCTCAAGTCTATCGAGCAACTGCGAGAGTTACTAAGTCTTTCTCTGCACTGGAGCGATGTTAGACAAGAGCTTCTAGACTCTTTAGAACAAGATCATCAACAGATGTCTGGAATCTATGAAGAATTGGCAATTCGTTATCGTCAAGAACCCTATCGCCTCAAGCTAGCGTACATTGCTCAAAGACTCAAAAACACCTGGGAGCGTAATCAAGCTTTATCTTCGGTGGCGGGTAGACAGGCAATCTCAGAAATTCATACCGAAAATATGTACGCTTCGGGAGCAGAGTTTGTCGCCGAGCTAAAATTAATGCAGAGTAGCCTGAGTGCAACTAGTTTACAGTGTCGTGAGCTAGATAATCTGATTTGTCAAGCAGAAGTATATGGCTTTACTTTAGTAGAGTTGGATTTTCGTCAAGATTCATCTCGGCATTCAGAAGCGATCGCTGAGATTACTGCATATTTACAGGTTCTTCCCAGACCCTATGAAGACCTATCTGAAGCCGAAAAAACTGCCTGGCTGATTCAGGAATTAAAAACCCGCAGACCTTTAATTCCCTCGGAAATGCCATTTTCCGAAACGGCTTGTGAAACGATTGAAACCTTTAAAATGTTACGTTTGCTCCAGCAGGAATTTGGGCAGGGTATTTGTCAAACATACATCATCAGCATGACAAATTTCGTGAGTGATGTTTTAGAAGTACTGTTGCTCTCTCAAGAAGCAGGACTATACGACCCTGTTACCTGTCAAACCAGCATTAGAATTGTGCCGCTTTTTGAAACGGTAGAAGATCTCAAACGCGCTCCTGAAGTGATGAAAGAGCTATTTGAACTGCCTTTTTATCGGGCTGCTCTTTCTGGTGGATACAAGCACGTATCAGCGGTTCAAGATAAAATTAGTACCCAGCAAGCTCCATTGAAACCTAACGATCTCCAGGAAGTAATGTTGGGTTACTCTGACAGCAATAAGGATTCAGGCTTTTTAAGCAGTAATTGGGAGATTCATAAGGCGCAACGAGCATTACAGAAGGTTGCCTCAGAATTTGGCATTTCCTTGCGAATTTTTCATGGTCGTGGAGGCTCGGTCGGTCGTGGAGGCGGTCCTGCTTATTCAGCGATTTTGGCACAGCCAACGGATACCATCAAGGGCAGAATCAAAATTACCGAGCAGGGAGAGGTGTTGGCATCTAAATATTCCTTACCAGAATTGGCTCTGTATCATCTTGAAACTATGACTACGGCGGTGATCCAGTCAAGTTTACTAGGAAGTGGATTCGATCGTGTTGAGCCGTGGAATCAAATCATGGAAGAACTATCAGCGCGATCGCGTACTGTATACAAAGCCTTAATTTACGAGGAGCCAGATTTTGTTGATTTCTTTCATTCTGTTACTCCAGTAGACGTAATTAGCCAACTACAGATTGGCTCTCGTCCCTCTAAACGTCCTGGTAAAGGTAATGCCAATAAGAAAAAAGACATGAGTAGTCTTCGGGCTATTCCTTGGGTATTTAGCTGGACTCAAAGCCGATTTTTATTGCCTGCTTGGTATGGAGTTGGTTCGGCTTTACAAGGATTTTTAGACCAAGAGCCAGAAAAAAATCTCGATCTGCTCAAATACTTCTATGTCAAATGGCCCTTTTTTAGAGTACTAATTTCCAAAGTTGAAATGACCTTAGCAAAGGTCGATCTGCAAATAGCCGAACATTATGTCAATGAACTATCTCAGCCAGAGGATTTAGAGCGTTTTCATAAGCTGTTTACGCAAATTGCCCAGGAGTATTATTTAACCAGAGATTTAATTCTTAAAATTAATGGTCAAATGAAGCTGCTAGACGGCGATCCTGAGCTACAAAGATCGGTGCAGTTGCGTAACGGTACTATTATTCCCTTGGGCTTTTTGCAAGTGGCTTTAATTAAGCGTTTACGTCAGCACGATAAGTCTCAGGCACTCCACTTCCGCTTTAGCAAAGAAGAACTATTGCGGGGAGCTATGTTGACTATTAACGGCATTGCTGCGGGAATGCGGAATACGGGTTAA